One part of the uncultured Celeribacter sp. genome encodes these proteins:
- a CDS encoding propionyl-CoA synthetase, with translation MAYKDVYDAWKADPDGFWMQAAEEVHWYKKPSKALFDDNAPVYEWFSDGLTNTCYNAVDRHVEAGRGDELAIMHESPITHSTKGITYRELQARVASLAGALKMRGVEKGDRVIIYMPMIPEALEAMLACARIGAVHSVVFGGFAAHELAVRIDDCTPKAIIASSCGLEPNRVVHYKPLLDDAIEQASHKPEFCVIFQREQEVAKLIEGRDFSWHGFQYGVKPAECVPVEGNHPAYILYTSGTTGAPKGVVRSTGGHLVALNWTMKNIYNIDVGDRFWAASDVGWVVGHSYICYAPLIKGAQTIVFEGKPVGTPHAGVFWRIIQNQRVKSFFTAPTALRAIKREDPTGEWIKRYKLHDLQAIFLAGERADPDTIKWAQEKFGVPVIDHWWQTETGWAIAANPLGIEELPIKIGSPSMAMPGYDIDILDEAGHPVEPGELGAIAIKLPLPPGTLQTLWNAEDRYRKSYLTTFPGYYETGDAGIKDEDGYVYIMARTDDVINVAGHRLSTGAMEEVLSAHPDVAECAVIGVSDELKGQMPLGFLCLNAGCDRDHATIVKEVIAAVRNEIGPVAAFKLACVVDRLPKTRSGKILRGTMVKIADGQDFKMPATIDDPAILDEIKDALQGLGYAKG, from the coding sequence GTGGCATACAAAGACGTTTATGATGCATGGAAAGCAGACCCCGACGGTTTCTGGATGCAGGCCGCCGAAGAGGTGCATTGGTACAAAAAGCCATCCAAGGCGCTCTTTGACGACAATGCCCCCGTCTATGAATGGTTTTCCGACGGCCTCACGAACACCTGTTACAACGCCGTAGACCGCCATGTGGAGGCCGGGCGCGGTGATGAACTGGCGATCATGCATGAAAGCCCGATCACCCATTCCACCAAGGGCATCACCTATAGGGAGCTTCAGGCCCGCGTGGCCTCTCTCGCCGGCGCTCTGAAAATGCGCGGGGTCGAAAAGGGCGATCGCGTCATCATCTACATGCCAATGATCCCTGAAGCCCTTGAGGCCATGCTCGCCTGCGCGCGCATCGGCGCGGTGCATTCGGTGGTCTTTGGCGGCTTTGCCGCCCACGAGCTGGCGGTGCGCATCGACGATTGCACGCCCAAGGCCATCATTGCCTCTTCCTGCGGTCTCGAACCCAACCGCGTGGTTCACTACAAACCGCTTCTGGACGACGCCATCGAACAGGCCAGCCACAAACCCGAATTCTGCGTGATCTTCCAACGCGAACAAGAAGTGGCCAAGCTGATCGAAGGGCGGGATTTCTCTTGGCACGGTTTCCAGTACGGCGTGAAACCGGCGGAGTGCGTTCCGGTCGAGGGCAACCACCCCGCCTATATCCTCTATACCTCCGGCACCACCGGCGCGCCGAAAGGCGTCGTGCGTTCCACTGGCGGCCATCTTGTGGCGCTGAACTGGACGATGAAGAACATTTACAACATCGATGTGGGTGACCGCTTCTGGGCGGCCTCCGATGTCGGCTGGGTCGTCGGGCACAGCTATATTTGCTACGCGCCACTGATCAAAGGCGCGCAGACCATTGTCTTTGAGGGCAAGCCTGTCGGCACGCCGCACGCAGGCGTATTCTGGCGCATCATCCAGAACCAGCGGGTGAAATCCTTCTTCACCGCCCCCACCGCCTTGCGGGCCATCAAACGCGAAGACCCGACCGGCGAATGGATCAAACGCTATAAGCTGCACGACCTGCAGGCCATTTTCCTTGCGGGTGAACGCGCCGATCCCGACACGATCAAATGGGCACAGGAGAAATTCGGCGTGCCGGTGATTGATCACTGGTGGCAGACCGAAACCGGCTGGGCGATCGCGGCCAACCCGCTGGGGATCGAAGAACTGCCGATCAAAATCGGCTCTCCCTCCATGGCCATGCCTGGCTATGATATCGACATTCTCGATGAGGCCGGCCACCCGGTCGAACCCGGCGAACTGGGCGCCATCGCGATCAAGCTGCCACTGCCCCCGGGCACGCTGCAAACGCTGTGGAATGCGGAAGACCGCTACAGAAAAAGCTACCTCACCACCTTCCCAGGCTACTATGAAACCGGCGATGCGGGCATCAAGGATGAAGACGGATATGTCTACATCATGGCGCGCACCGATGACGTCATCAACGTTGCAGGCCACCGCCTGTCGACCGGTGCCATGGAAGAGGTGCTCTCAGCCCATCCCGACGTGGCCGAATGTGCCGTGATCGGTGTCTCTGACGAGTTGAAAGGCCAGATGCCGCTCGGCTTCCTATGCCTGAACGCCGGATGCGACCGTGATCACGCGACCATCGTGAAAGAAGTCATCGCCGCGGTGCGCAACGAAATCGGCCCGGTTGCCGCTTTCAAACTGGCCTGCGTCGTGGACCGTCTTCCCAAGACACGCTCGGGCAAGATTCTGCGCGGCACCATGGTCAAAATCGCCGACGGTCAGGACTTCAAGATGCCTGCCACAATCGACGATCCGGCGATCCTCGACGAAATCAAGGATGCATTGCAGGGACTTGGCTACGCCAAAGGCTAA